The window TTTCCGTCATCGAAGGACAGGTTGGATACGCCGCGTCGTTCAAGACATAGCGTGGTGTGTTGGAAGTACCGTCCACGGAGATCGCCTCCTCAGGCCATCGATAGGCCTGCTGCGGTTTGTCTGCCGTAGAGAATCCACGACGAGAGCGAACTGCGGATCGCGAAAAGGGAGGTTTCAGTCGCGGATGCGAGGAAACAGCTGGCGGCACCTAAGTGCACGCTTCGCGCAGGCCAACGTTGCAAGCTACCACGATTCCTAAACAAGACAATCGCAAATTCAACGATGGGGGCTGAAAGCGGCCTTCGACAGAGAATCACCAATTCGTGCGATTCTCGTTCAGTCTGTTAACGGGGCCGACGTTGTTGACGGGGCCGACGTTTCGGTATCAAACGGCCAACCGGGAAGCTCACCGCAGCTTTGCAACGCGAGGATGGCGTAGGCCGTCCCTGTGTTCGAAATCAAGTTGCCAGCATCATTGACCGGCGAGCGTGTGAACCACTTGCCGCTTTCTCGCTGGTTTTCGAGCAACCACTGAATTCCTCTTCGCATTCGCGGATCGCTTGCGGGAATACCGAGTTCTCTGCTGATCACGATGACCGACCCAGTCCCATAAGCGTCACTGGTTTGCGTATCCAGTGGTTCACCATCGTTTCGCTCGAGACCATTCCAGTCGGTCAAGAAACCGGCCGTCGACCAGCCTCCGTCAGGAAGTTGTTTCGCGAGTAGTTCTTCCAGCGTTCTTTGACGCTCGTCCTCCGTCGCGATCCCATCGAGCCGTTTGGAACACCAGGCGATCATGGCACGATGATGCAACGACTTGGGCGGGTTGTTTTCGAAGTAGGTTCGCAGTTTGTCAGTTCCCGCCTGGGCGGCTTCCGTCTTGGAGTATCCATCCGGCGCGATGCCAACCGCGAGTGCAGCCAGTGTGACTCCGAAGTGATCATCGATTTCCATGGGGGCGTAGTCGCAGTCCGGCCAATCCCATCCGCCATCGGCACGCTGCGTGGTCCACAAAAAGTCCAAAACATCACGTGTGACTGGACGAAGGTGTCCGGTTGTTTGCATGTCGTTGAAAGTCAGACCGGCACCGACGACGATCACCCAAAATCCTTGGCTTTCGGTGGGATCCTTCTTTGTCCAACGCTCTGTTCGGTACCGTTCGAAGAACTCACGGACTTCGCCGGAGTCTTTTTGGACGGACGACAACGCCGGCCGGGCGAACATGTACGGCATGTTCGTGTGACAGGTCACACACTTCTTTTCTTTTTGCCAAGTCAATGAAGAGCGATCGAGGTAGATCGCAGCTTGCTTCGCCGAGAACGCTGCCGCGATCGGTTCGTCGGCATCAATCGAATCACGTTT of the Rhodopirellula baltica SH 1 genome contains:
- a CDS encoding prenyltransferase/squalene oxidase repeat-containing protein is translated as MGFQPPQRTIAGAIFVSLVSLALASPKDAQAQTEVITLESVPSKRDSIDADEPIAAAFSAKQAAIYLDRSSLTWQKEKKCVTCHTNMPYMFARPALSSVQKDSGEVREFFERYRTERWTKKDPTESQGFWVIVVGAGLTFNDMQTTGHLRPVTRDVLDFLWTTQRADGGWDWPDCDYAPMEIDDHFGVTLAALAVGIAPDGYSKTEAAQAGTDKLRTYFENNPPKSLHHRAMIAWCSKRLDGIATEDERQRTLEELLAKQLPDGGWSTAGFLTDWNGLERNDGEPLDTQTSDAYGTGSVIVISRELGIPASDPRMRRGIQWLLENQRESGKWFTRSPVNDAGNLISNTGTAYAILALQSCGELPGWPFDTETSAPSTTSAPLTD